In a genomic window of Zingiber officinale cultivar Zhangliang chromosome 9B, Zo_v1.1, whole genome shotgun sequence:
- the LOC122022840 gene encoding putative disease resistance protein RGA3, whose product MATISQLRHILMKILPAPEMVAQGKAFRISNHLEMIQDCLWAINSFLMDAALRVLTEHNVEEWMEDVGVVDWMKDVGVAVEDVDSLLKRILDYWEPNEQDEAKKKKKMSNFFHPLVNINNNIQSTSSRQAILVELKETACLLNYLVKRGTALGLWAEMMDSMDPCHDDYAAILSKETMGRQEDEDQIIELLRQQHCDEDGNVPFIIDIRGEEFSGRTTLARKIYHHPWVRQHFQHRIWLDASSFREFNSKMIAKEIARLLTGKACANINCWPLIIEHLRGDRYLLILDDADVPNVFRYKWEEFKLNLLHCGAPGSRVILARHTFAGNPYGGYGIEFNVKKYKLKELPEDAWVRILLRYATFAHSTEGNNNIHKEKASPSATTNMLIPLAKKCRLDHWHRDRNLLIAKGVGLMFRWKDRNEWQELPDQLYRFEILHCYFLLVHQQYGSFENIRPSLYNLLLGESEAESFGEAESYGEDVLYMLIAEGILTNTRLTRNIQYIGSEFNLDPCFFRMKVSEDSSIPPQCRHLYLPIHSKNVSKSKKAIEKAGVANKLRTLVLHREEEKGHTYHIETKKFEGMFLNLTCLCTLHMRAIMIQDLPITICTLHCLRYLNLAENKIETLPESLCNLSNLCVLILSLCKKLKELPRQIYKLRKLQILKLSYCQRIQKLPESITRLMNLKELDVGGCCWLSKLPDDLSDMKNLVQLNMLGCASLTRMPGGIRQLTNLEVLCGYDAIDGLGNAMLSELRDLTNLESLHIQHLERLVSAEAKEPNDITAPPTILQENQHVNELMLHWEWWNDMVAEETFEPTLQLTQGFHRNIEELKILRIVSYMSIKLPGWLIREESTSVLNKLTTVHLVNLRRCERLPSLGNLPNLKELAISGFDSIRLIDDDFYGEGSSALFPGLRRLTFSQMPRLEKWDPPSYFKEKSYQFRDRTFHFLEELTLIQCPKFREFHMPICVSHTSRSSLKVWLSNEMLMPTSKFNDWGNLCGIQSLQIFGCQELRSLPDGLKTLLYLDTLVIINCNKLEALPIWLEQSRLESLCVYGCPALSIIPEGLKVTGRLRNLIVEACACPKLHSQVGSAQQTLLLSILYLLTLLFQFRGHKVKMREHHQSSTPTFEELYDFLSYYSVASK is encoded by the exons ATGGCGACAATATCGCAATTGAGGCACATACTGATGAAGATCCTGCCGGCGCCCGAGATGGTGGCACAAGGGAAAGCATTCCGCATCTCGAATCACTTGGAGATGATTCAGGACTGCCTTTGGGCCATCAATTCCTTCCTCATGGACGCTGCTCTTCGCGTGCTCACGGAGCACAATGTGGAAGAGTGGATGGAGGATGTGGGTGTGGTAGATTGGATGAAGGATGTGGGTGTGGCTGTTGAGGATGTGGACAGCCTGCTGAAGAGGATCTTAGATTATTGGGAACCGAATGAACAAGATGAagcaaaaaagaagaagaagatgagcaaCTTCTTTCATCCCTTGGTCAACATCAACAACAACATCCAATCAACGAGCAGCCGCCAGGCCATCCTAGTAGAGCTCAAAGAGACGGCTTGTTTGTTGAACTACCTAGTCAAGAGGGGGACTGCTTTGGGCCTTTGGGCGGAGATGATGGATTCCATGGATCCATGCCATGATGACTATGCTGCTATTCTTAGTAAGGAAACGATGGGAAGACAGGAAGACGAGGACCAAATCATAGAGCTCCTCCGACAACAACATTGTGACGAAGATGGAAATGTACCCTTCATCATTGACATAAGAGGTGAGGAATTCTCTGGGAGGACAACCCTAGCTCGCAAAATCTACCATCACCCTTGGGTGCGCCAACATTTCCAACATCGAATATGGTTGGATGCTTCATCTTTCAGAGAGTTCAACAGCAAGATGATCGCCAAAGAAATTGCAAGATTATTGACCGGAAAGGCATGTGCCAACATCAATTGTTGGCCACTTATCATTGAACATCTTCGTGGAGATAGATACTTGCTCATCTTGGATGACGCTGATGTACCCAATGTTTTCAGATACAAGTGGGAGGAATTTAAGTTGAATCTCCTTCATTGTGGTGCACCGGGGAGCAGAGTCATCCTCGCTAGGCATACTTTTGCTGGGAATCCTTATGGCGGATATGGAATTGAATTCAATGTCAAGAAATACAAATTAAAAGAGCTGCCTGAGGATGCATGGGTAAGAATATTATTAAGGTATGCAACATTTGCCCATTCAACCGAAGGTAATAACAATATTCACAAAGAGAAGGCTTCTCCAAGTGCTACCACTAATATGCTAATTCCACTTGCTAAGAAATGTAGACTAGATCATTGGCATAGAGATAGGaatcttctaatagcaaagggtGTGGGCCTCATGTTTAGGTGGAAAGATAGGAATGAGTGGCAAGAACTACCTGATCAGCTGTATCGTTTTGAAATTTTACACTGTTATTTTTTGTTGGTGCACCAACAATATGGGTCATTTGAGAATATACGACCTTCTCTTTACAATTTATTGCTTGGAGAATCTGAAGCTGAAAGTTTCGGTGAAGCGGAAAGTTACGGTGAAGATGTGCTCTATATGTTGATTGCTGAAGGCATTCTAACAAATACAAGGCTTACAAGGAATATTCAATACATCGGATCGGAGTTCAATTTAGATCCATGCTTTTTTAGAATGAAGGTTAGTGAAGATTCAAGTATCCCACCGCAATGTCGCCATCTGTATTTACCTATCcattctaaaaatgtttcaaaatcTAAAAAGGCCATTGAAAAGGCTGGGGTAGCCAACAAgctgagaactttggttttgcaTAGAGAAGAGGAAAAAGGACATACTTATCATATAGAAACAAAGAAATTCGAAGGAATGTTTTTGAATCTCACTTGTTTATGTACGTTACATATGAGAGCTATTATGATTCAAGACCTCCCTATTACAATTTGCACATTGCATTGCTTGAGATACCTCAACCTTGCGGAGAATAAGATAGAAACATTACCTGAATCCCTCTGCAACCTTAGTAATTTGTGTGTTCTAATTTTATCACTTTGCAAAAAGCTTAAGGAGCTTCCAAGACAAATCTACAAGCTTAGAAAATTACAGATTTTGAAACTGTCATACTGCCAAAGGATTCAGAAGTTGCCAGAATCAATCACTCGCCTCATGAATTTGAAAGAATTAGATGTTGGAGGTTGTTGTTGGCTTTCAAAGTTGCCTGATGATTTGAGCGATATGAAGAACTTGGTGCAACTTAACATGTTGGGATGTGCATCATTGACTAGAATGCCGGGTGGAATTAGGCAATTGACAAACTTGGAAGTGCTATGCGGATATGATGCTATAGATGGTCTTGGAAATGCCATGTTGTCAGAGTTGCGAGATCTTACAAATCTTGAATCCCTGCATATACAACACCTTGAAAGATTAGTATCAGCGGAAGCAAAAGAGCCCAACGATATTACTGCACCACCTACTATTTTACAAGAGAATCAACATGTAAATGAGTTGATGCTGCATTGGGAATGGTGGAATGATATGGTTGCTGAAGAAACTTTCGAACCCACACTGCAGCTGACCCAAGGCTTCCACCGTAACATCGAAGAGTTGAAGATCTTGCGGATCGTTTCGTACATGAGCATCAAACTACCAGGTTGGTTGATCAGGGAGGAATCAACTTCTGTTCTGAATAAATTAACTACAGTTCATCTTGTTAATCTCAGGAGATGTGAGAGACTACCATCACTTGGAAACCTACCTAACCTTAAGGAGCTTGCCATAAGTGGTTTTGATTCGATCAGATTAATAGACGATGACTTCTACGGGGAGGGTAGCTCAGCTCTATTTCCTGGGTTGAGGAGACTCACTTTCTCTCAAATGCCTAGGCTAGAGAAGTGGGACCCACCTtcatattttaaagagaaatcaTACCAATTCCGTGACAGGACTTTTCATTTCCTCGAGGAATTGACCCTAATTCAGTGCCCAAAGTTCAGGGAATTCCATATGCCTATTTGCGTTTCTCACACTTCTCGATCTTCGTTGAAAGTATGGTTGAGCAATGAGATGCTAATGCCTACTTCTAAATTCAATGATTGGGGGAATCTTTGTGGAATCCAATCGTTGCAGATATTTGGGTGCCAAGAATTGAGGAGTCTACCAGATGGTTTGAAGACGTTGTTATATCTAGATACATTGGTAATAATAAATTGCAACAAATTGGAGGCTTTGCCAATTTGGCTCGAACAGTCGCGTTTGGAGTCCCTGTGCGTATATGGTTGTCCGGCGCTATCAATCATTCCAGAGGGATTGAAAGTCACAGGGCGACTGAGAAATCTGATTGTTGAAGCTTGTGCTTGTCCCAAATTGCACAGTCAG GTTGGCTCAGCACAACAAACTTTGTTATTGTCCATTCTGTATCTTCTAACTTTGCTGTTCCAGTTCCGCGGCCATAAAGTAAAGATGAGAGAGCATCATCAAAGTTCTACACCTACCTTCGAAGAATTGTATGATTTCTTGAGTTATTATTCCGTTGCAAGTAAATAA
- the LOC122024827 gene encoding protein SHORT INTERNODES-like: MEAGFPFGSGGEQQQPPLKEAFFLYGGGGPSRSDDMDGCVYTRGFELTWQQQQRRRYSGFPHELPLAGSAAIGGCGGQSCQDCGNQAKKECAHLRCRICCMNRSFKCSTHIKSTWVPAARRRERQQHQAAGSKNSKRIREIVPSTTAAATTAVTTTFGATLDSGIFPPELNTEAMFRSVRVSAVDDADEEYAYQTTVRIAGHLFKGILYDHGAASNLPSSQLAREASTSSATPAATSTPELLDGYSTPLTAIVADASLPFFPQQQRPS, from the exons atGGAGGCTGGATTTCCTTTCGGAAGCGGCGGGGAGCAACAGCAGCCCCCGCTGAAGGAGGCTTTCTTCCTCTATGGCGGCGGTGGTCCTAGCCGGAGCGACGACATGGATGGCTGTGTTTACACTCGCGGTTTCGAGCTTACGTGGCAGCAGCAGCAGCGACGGAGGTACTCCGGCTTCCCCCACGAGCTGCCGCTGGCGGGCTCGGCCGCCATCGGCGGCTGCGGGGGGCAGAGCTGTCAGGATTGCGGCAACCAGGCGAAGAAGGAATGCGCCCACCTCCGTTGCCGCATCTGCTGCATGAACCGCAGCTTCAAGTGCTCCACTCACATCAAGAGCACGTGGGTCCCCGCCGCCAGGCGCCGCGAGCGCCAGCAGCATCAAGCCGCCGGCAGCAAGAACTCCAAGCGAATCCGCGAAATCGTCCCCTCCACCACCGCCGCCGCCACAACCGCCGTCACCACCACATTTG GAGCAACCCTCGACTCTGGGATCTTCCCGCCGGAGTTGAACACCGAGGCCATGTTCCGCTCCGTCCGAGTCAGCGCCGTCGACGACGCCGACGAAGAGTACGCATACCAAACCACCGTCCGCATCGCCGGCCACCTCTTCAAAGGCATCCTCTACGACCACGGCGCCGCCAGCAACCTCCCCTCTTCCCAACTCGCCCGCGAGGCATCCACTTCCTCTGCCACCCCCGCCGCCACCTCCACACCGGAGCTCCTCGACGGATACTCGACTCCCCTCACCGCCATCGTCGCCGACGCTTCGTTGCCGTTCTTCCCCCAACAACAAAGGCCTTCCTGA
- the LOC122024033 gene encoding uncharacterized protein At5g39570-like, which yields MAWRGRDEAADDFDEYDPTPYGGGYDLALTYGRPLPPSEETCYSISSSGVDYDRPQYSSGSVPSAYGGGGYEAPDYGHSKTKPQPAYGFQPQQEVEEGGSGGYGGFGGRRPEPRPGYDYGNQEYGSGYGGGRPNREEESGYGSGYGGGRPKRDEESEYGSGYGGGKPKRDEESEYGSGYGGGRPKRDDESEYGSGYSGGRPKRNEYGYDQPKPYGEQGTEQGYGYGTGSKYQGGGEYGYGGGQSYQSGDSYGSKPSYERPSYGGEEETGSYNRPSRYDQGEEYGRPSYGNPGYDPDQGEGYGRPSYGGDRYGGEKKHHQHHHHRYNDDE from the exons ATGGCTTGGAGAGGACGAGACGAAGCGGCGGACGACTTCGATGAGTACGATCCCACTCCCTACGGCGGAGGCTACGACCTTGCGCTTACTTATGGCCGCCCGCTCCCGCCGTCGGAGGAGACCTGCTACTCCATCTCCTCCTCCGGCGTTGACTACGATAGGCCGCAGTACTCTTCTGGATCTGTCCCCTCCGCTTACGGAGGCGGGGGCTACGAGGCGCCGGATTACGGTCACTCCAAGACTAAGCCGCAGCCGGCCTATGGCTTCCAGCCGCAGCAGGAGGTCGAGGAAGGTGGATCAGGCGGTTACGGTGGCTTCGGCGGCCGTCGCCCCGAACCCAGGCCTGGTTATGACTATGGTAATCAGGAGTACGGATCTGGCTACGGAGGTGGAAGGCCCAATCGTGAAGAAGAATCTGGGTACGGATCTGGTTACGGTGGTGGAAGGCCCAAGCGAGACGAAGAATCTGAGTACGGATCTGGTTACGGTGGTGGAAAGCCCAAGCGAGACGAAGAATCTGAATATGGATCTGGTTACGGTGGTGGAAGACCCAAGCGAGACGATGAATCCGAGTACGGATCTGGTTATAGTGGTGGGAGGCCCAAACGCAACGAGTACGGGTATGATCAACCAAAGCCCTACGGCGAACAGGGGACTGAGCAAGGGTATGGATATGGAACTGGAAGCAAGTACCAGGGTGGTGGAGAGTACGGATATGGTGGTGGGCAGTCGTACCAGAGCGGCGATAGCTATGGCTCGAAGCCAAGTTATGAAAGGCCGAGCTACGGCGGAGAGGAGGAGACTGGGAGCTATAATAGGCCAAGCAGATATGATCAAGGTGAAGAATATGGACGCCCTAGCTATGGAAATCCTGGCTATGATCCTGATCAAGGCGAAGGATATGGACGCCCTAGCTAT GGTGGTGACCGCTATGGTGGGGAAAAGAAGCATCATCAACACCACCACCACAGGTACAATGATGATGAATGA